In Candidatus Woesearchaeota archaeon, a genomic segment contains:
- a CDS encoding DUF814 domain-containing protein, with product MDLVINLDKNVEENAQLYFEKAKKAKKKLEGAKKALHETKKKLEKQEKEHSKIVNKEVALKKAKQRKKEWYEKYKWFVSSDDILVIGGKDSSSNEQVIKKHADPWNLVYHTEAPGSPFVVIKNDKDQEIPETTKEEAAIFTGTHTKAWELNMKSVDVFEVKPEQVTKEAKSGEYISKGAFMIYGKRKNYDVLIDLSIGYFEKDGNKIIMAGPLRAVKKKCENYLVLKQGNLKKGELANKLMKKYDLPTNEEILSALPSGRFEIKK from the coding sequence ATGGACCTAGTTATTAATCTGGATAAAAACGTTGAAGAGAACGCTCAATTATATTTTGAGAAAGCAAAGAAAGCAAAAAAGAAACTTGAAGGCGCGAAGAAAGCTTTGCACGAAACTAAGAAGAAATTAGAAAAACAAGAAAAAGAACATTCTAAAATAGTGAATAAAGAAGTCGCGTTGAAAAAAGCAAAACAACGAAAAAAGGAATGGTACGAGAAATACAAATGGTTTGTGAGTAGCGACGACATATTAGTTATAGGCGGAAAAGACTCTTCTAGTAATGAACAAGTAATAAAGAAGCACGCAGATCCTTGGAACCTTGTTTATCACACAGAAGCACCAGGCAGTCCTTTCGTAGTAATCAAGAATGATAAAGACCAAGAAATTCCTGAAACAACAAAAGAAGAAGCAGCCATATTCACTGGTACGCACACTAAGGCTTGGGAATTAAACATGAAAAGCGTAGACGTATTCGAAGTAAAACCTGAACAAGTAACAAAAGAAGCAAAATCAGGAGAATACATATCAAAAGGAGCTTTCATGATATATGGTAAAAGAAAGAATTACGATGTGTTAATAGATTTAAGCATAGGTTACTTCGAGAAAGACGGTAATAAAATAATCATGGCAGGTCCTCTAAGAGCTGTAAAAAAGAAATGTGAGAATTACTTAGTCTTAAAACAAGGTAATTTAAAGAAAGGAGAATTAGCTAATAAGCTAATGAAAAAATATGATTTGCCAACGAACGAAGAAATACTAAGCGCTTTGCCTAGTGGAAGATTTGAAATAAAAAAATAA